The genomic stretch CGGCCTGATCCCGCTCACCAGTCGGTTATCGTTCAACCACGTGTTGACCTGGGGTTCGGCTAACCACATCAACGAAGCGACCGACACAACCCGGCTGCTGTCGCTGGTAGGACGCCTGCAATACCAGTTTACCGATTATGTGCGCGGCATTGGCGAAGTGGGCGCCTTCACCCAGAAAGACAACTTCAAAAACGGCACCTCGTTTAAACAAAGCGGTGAGAAATACACACTGGCGCTGGCGCTGGCGGCAGGCCCGGCATTTATGTCGCGCCCGGAATTGCGCCTCTACACCTCTTATCTGAACGACAGTCAGGACGGCAAACCGTTCAAAGACGGCACCGCCAATAACACCTGGAACGTTGGCGTACAGGTGGAAGCCTGGTGGTAATACCCGGTGCTAATCGCCACAGATATTGCGTTTCTCCGGACGTTTATTTTCATCATTGTTTTTCTTCATCATTATTGCTTTCCCTGTTTAATTACGATATCGCTGTAATCGTTTTGAGGATAATCGCCGGGTTATCCTCTTTTTTATTTATACCCGTCATACTTCAAGTTGCAGGTGCGTTGGCTGCCCTCGCTCACCCCAGTCACTTACTTATGTAAGCTCCTGGGGATTCACTCGGTTGCCGCGTTACAAGGCTCATTCTGAACCTTGCCCTAAAGGGCCAACGCGTTGCGTTGTTCAACACGCCAGCGTGTTGTCCCGCAACTCGAATTATTTTGGGTATATCCGTATATTTTGTATTTATTATCTGACTCAATTTAATGACTTTTATTGACGGTGCGGCTATTCCGGCCGGGAGAAATGTTCCTCCAGTAACTTACGTAAGGCATCCGACTGCTTACCGAATATGGCATGAACCTGTTGCCCAAGAATAATGACGCCCAACGCGCCTTCCTGTTGTAATCCTTGTGAATCAACCAGACTCAGGTTTTTTACCGTCACACGCAGCCGGGTAATACAGGCATCGACCTGCTCGATATTATCCCGCCCGCCAAATAACCGCAGCAGACGCTGAATCTGCTGTTTATCGTCGTCGCTTAATTCCGGCGTCGGTTTCGGATGCGAAAAATAACGCATAACAGAATGCAGACTGACCATGAGCATACTCCTCTGAAGGTATCGTACGGTACGCGGCGACGCCCGCCGGCGTGGCGGTTCATCGCCCAGAAGAAAGCGCCCATGCCGGCAGCGGCGATGGGCGCAGGCTGAACGCCGTCAGACCAGACGGCGACGAATCACCCGGCAATCCCAGGCGGAAAGGACAACATCCACCAGCGGCAACCCGGTCAGCATATCGCTATACCCGGCGGGCAACTGGATAGGCTGCGGCAACGCACTGTAGTTTTCGATGAAGATAAACTCTTCGTCGCCGTTGGTACGGCGATGGGCCGTCACCGCCGGCGGCAGCGGGATATCCAGCGCCCGCGGCAGAGCCAGCTCACGCATGATGGCGGCAAAGAAATCGCGCTGGAACGCCAGATCGTTACGCGAGGTCACATACCAGGCTTTCCCTGCGCCGACGTGATTTACCGTCACCGCCGGCCGGCCGGCATAGAAATCGTCGCAGTAGCTGGCGAGCGCCGTCGCGCCTTCAAGGTGGATCAACTCGCACAGGTGGCGCGCCTGATACGGCCCTTTCAGCCCGATATCATTGTCCGCCAGCCCCAACACCCGGTTATATTCGCCGTCGGCCAGACAGTCGATCTCTTCTGACCAGATGCCCAGCACCGGGCGCAACGGGCCGGGGAATCCGCCCTGATAACACAGGTCGCTTTCGTTAACGATGCCGCTCCAGTAGGTCACCACCACGTGCCCGCCCTGGCGCACAAACTGCTCGACGCGCTCGGCAAACCCCGGCCGCACCATGTACAGCATCGGCGCAATCAACAGCCGGTAGCCGCTGAAATCGCCGTCGGCGTTGATGACATCGACGGCGATCCCCTGCTCCCAGAACGGGCGGTAGTGTTCCGCCACCGTTTTTTCGTACTCCAACCCGGCATTGCGCGGCCCCTGCGCATCATCCATCGCCCAGCGGCTTTCCCAGTCAAACAGGATCGCTACCTGCGCCTCTACCCGGCTGCCCGCCACCGCATCCAGTTGCGACAAAATCTGGCCGAGCTGCGCCACTTCGCGGCCGACGCGGGTATCAACATGGCCGACATGATCCACCACCGCGCCGTGGAATTTTTCCACCGAGCCGCGGCTCTTGCGCCACTGGAAGTACTGCACCGCATCCGCGCCGTGGGCCACCGCCTGCAGCGAGGAGAGAATATGCATACCCGGCTTCTTGAGCTTGCTGAGCGGCTGCCAGTTGGTGACGCTGGGGGTCGATTCCATCAACACAAACGGCTTGCCCTGCTTCAGCGAACGCATCAGATCGTGAAACAGGGCGATATAACAGGCCAGCGTGGCGTCGTCCTTGTCCCGGTGCCACATCGGGTAGCTGTCCCAGGAGATGAAGTCCAGCACGCGCGACAGCTGCCAGTAGTCGTAATCGTAAAAGTACTCCATGAAGTTGGTGGTCGCCGGGATAGCCGGGTTCACCCGCTTCAACGGGGCGATTTCCTGCGCGCAGAAATCGGTCGCCTGCGCGGTATTAAAGCGTCGCCAGTCAAGGTTCAACCCGTGAATGGACACTTCGCCCTGCGGCGCCGGCGATTCAATCTGTGACCAGTCGCTGTAGGTATGGCTCCAGAAATCGCTCCACCAGGCGTGATTGAGGTTATCCAGCGTCTGGTAACGCGCCTGCAGCCAGGTGCGAAACGCCCGCTGACAGCGCTCGCAATGGCACTCGCCGCTGTATTCATTGGAAATATGCCAGCCGATCACCGCCGGGTGACGCCCGTAGCGCTCCGCCAGCAATGTATTGATTTTTTGAACCTTATCCCGATAGACCGGCGATGACAGGCAGTGATTGTGACGACCACCGTGCAGCGCCGGCACCCGATCGCGCCCTACGCGCAGCACTTCCGGGTAACGTTGCGACATCCAGGCCGGGCGTGCGCCGCTGGGTGTCGCCAGAAACACCGAAATACCCTGCCGGTATAATTTATCGAGAACCTCATCCAGCCAGTCGAACCGGTACACGCCCTCCTGCGGCTCCAGTTTGGCCCAGCTGAAAATACCGACCGACATTACATTGCATTTTACCTGTTTCATCATGGCGATATCGTCGTCAATAATGCCGGGGTAATTCTCCCATTGCTCCGGATTATAATCAGCGCCATGTAATAACCCATCGACCTTCGGATTCAAAGGCGGAAATCGTTTCATAAAACATCCTTAATACTGAATAGGCAGACGGTATATTCCCGCTATTTCACTATGCAGGCAGGCGGCAACCACATCATTCCCCAACAATAAGCCGGGGCCGCCAACGCGCCTGCACGTGAAATATGACGGGGCATACCCAAAATAATTCGAATTGCAATAAAGCCAACGTACTTGCAACTGAAGTATGCCGGGTATTTACTTAAAGACTTTTATCGAAGGCAGCACCTCCCCCTGACAATTAAATAACGCCTGATTTTCACGGGCGTTGCCCAATTTCCAGTGGTCGTTGATGTAATTCATACCGGCTTCGGTGGCCCAGGTATTTCCCGGCGGCGTTATCCAGGTCGGTTCCCAATAGAACACGCCTTTACCGTGCTTTTTCGGTACGTCAATCACGCTTTGCATCAGGTCGCGGATGAAATCGGCCTGCCCTTGTACCGTGGCCGGGTAACCGCCCGCCGTCGCTTCCTTTTCGCTAAAGCTGTTTTCGGCGTTATCGCAGTTAGCCAGGGTGTAACCGTAGGCGGCCTCAACCACGATGACGTCCTTGTTGTAGCGCTGGCTGATGTCGTCCATGTTGGCTTTTAACGCGCTGATCGGGCCGTTCCAGTAGGTGTACATCGACAGGCCGATCACATCGAACGGTACGCCGCGCTTGGTGATTTCATCAAACCACCAGCGGAAGGTGTCGTTCTTGGTGCCTTCCGCCAGATGAAGCATGATTTTGACCTGCCCCGGCGAGCTGAGGTTTTCACGCAGGCCGGCGATCGCGGCGTTCAGCAGGCCGGCCAGCCGGTCGAATTCGCCGCCGCCCTGCCCCCAGCTTTTGCCTTCCGGCCACAGGATGCCGCCGTTAGCCTCATTGCCGATCTGCACCATATCCGGCAGCACCCCTTCCTTCTTGAAACGGGCGATGGTGTCGCGGGTATAGTCATGAATGGCGACTTTCAGTTGATCGTACGACAGGCTGGCCCAGGCTTTCGGCTTGAACTGCTTGCCGGGGTCGGTCCAGAAGTCGCTGTAGTGGAAATCCAGCAACAGCTTCATACCCTGCGCTTTGGCGCGTTTGGCCAGCGTCAATGTGGTCGCCAGATCGTTATCGCCGCCGCCGTAAGGACGCCCGGCAGCATCGCGGGGGTCAACCCACAAACGCAGCCGGATGTAGTTAACGCCATTCTTTTTCAGCAGCGCGACCGGGTCGACGCGCACGTGGTTTTCGTCATAAAACACGCCGCCCTGACGCTCCACTTCCAGCAACGTGGAGATATCCGCGCCCTTGATAAAATCGGCCGGGGCATTGCGCAGTGGTTTAATAACGACAGACTCCGCCGCCATGAGCGGCATCGCGCCCAGCGACAGGGAAACAGCCAGTAATGCGGGTATCATCTTTTTCATCGCGATTATCCTTTGGTACTGCCTGAGGTAAGGCCGGAGACAAAATATTTTTGCAGCATCAGGTAAAGCAACGCGACCGGCACGGCAATCAGCACCGCGCCGGCGGCGTAGGTGGTGTAACTGGCTCCCATTTTCTGCGCCACCAGGTTGTATAAACCGATAGGCAGGGTGTACTTATCCGGGGTGCGCAGGATGGTGCTGGACAGGATGAAATCCCCCAGCGGACCGGTGAAGGAAAACAGCGCCACCACGGCGATGATCGGCTTGGACAAGGGAATAATGATCTCGATGAAAATACGGAAATTGCCCGCCCCGTCCATGCGCGCCGATTCGTCAAGCTCGCGGGGAATCGCGTCCAGATAGCCCTTCATCAAATAGGTGTTCATCGGGATCATGCCGGCGACATAAATCAGCACCAGCGCCAGATGGCTGTTGATCAACCCCAGCAGCTGCGACAGCACAAAAATGGCGATCAGCGCGGAGAACTGCGGGATCATCTGCAACAGCAAAAACAGCATCAGGCCGTTTTGCCGTCCTTTGAAACGGAAACGCGAAAACGCGTAGGCGGTGAAACTGACGCTTACCAGCGTCAGGATCATGGTCAGGAAGCTGATTTTCATCGAGTTCCAGTACCAGGTCAGGTAATTGACCTGACCGTTGAACAGCTCCTCGTAATGCTGAAAGGACGGATTTTCCGGAATAATCGAGGTGCTCAACAGGCTGTTGCCGGCATTGAGCGACGCCCCGACCGTCCACACCAGCGGATAAATGATCACCACCGACACCGCGATAATCACCAGCCAGGACAGCGCAAGCCGAAGGGCTTTCTCGCGTTTGATACTTTTATGATGCACGCCCTGACGTTCGGCGCTCTGACGATGAATATCCTGACGGTTGATGCCTTGAGTCGTCGCCATCATTCTCCCCTTATGCCATCTCATCGTTCTTGAATGACCGGGTCGCCCGGAATTGCCACAGCGCCAGCCCGACCACGAAAATCGACAGCAGGATGGTGATGGTGGCGGCAATCGCATACTGGGACGACGACATCGTCAGTTTGTAAATCCAGGACACCAGAATGTCGGTGCCCCCGGCATTGGAACCGGCGACGGCGGGTCCGCCGTTGTTGAACAGATAGATGATGTTGAAATTGTTAAAATTGAAGGTGTACTGGGTGATGATGATCGGCGCGATGGAGTACAGCACCAGCGGCAACGTAATGGTGCGCAGTTGCGTCCAGCGGCTGGCGCCGTCCATCGTGGCCGCTTCGTACAGATCGTCCGGAATGGCCTGCAACACACCGGTGGTCATGGCGAACACAAACGGGAATCCGAGCCAGGTCTGCATCATGATCAACGCCGTTTTGGTCCAGAACGGATCGGTCAGCCAGGCTTTCGGGCTGATGCCCACAGACGCCAGAATGGCATTATTGATGACGCCGAACGAATCGTTGAACATGCCGGCGAACACCAGAATGGTGACGAACCCCGGCACCGCCCACGGCAGAATGAAAATCGTGCGGATCAGCGGCTTAAAGCGCAGATCTTTCTGGTTAACCAAAATCGCCAGCAACACCCCCACCGTACACTGCAACGTGGTCGCCAGCAGCGTCCAGACCACCGTCCATTGCAACACGTCCAGAAAGGTCGAGCGCCAGATGCTGAGGGTAAAAATGCTGACGAAGTTCTTCATCCCGACCCACTCCACCAGTTTGGCGGGCGGCGTGTGGTACAGGTTGTAATTGGTAAACGCGATGGCGAAACCGAACAGGATCGGGAAAATCACCACGAACACCAGCAGAATGAAGCCCGGGGTAATCATCAGGTAAGGAAAGCCTTCGCTCAGCAGCAGGCGGTACTGCTGCCGCACGCTGTTCAGCGCCAGTCCGTCATCCCGCCGTTTGCCATTACGCCAGGCATCGTTTATCGACAAGGCGTAGATCAGCACGCCAAAGGCGATAATCAGCAGGCTGATGATCCCTTCCGCCAGCAGGAAGATAGAGTTGTCGCGCGGCACCTCTTCCCCCAGGGTGTACACGCCCCACAGGCCGGTACGCAGAAAGTCATGAAACACCCCCAGATAGCTGCCGAGCAGCACCAGAAAAATCATGCCCTTCGCCCACTGGCGATGATAAAACTGCCCGCCGCCGGGCAGCACCGCGCACAACGCCGCGACCCAGGCGTGGCGTCGGGTGCGCTTTTCCCCGGACAGGGGTTCGCCGGAACTGATAATCACACGCTGCTCCTTCTAGTCGCGGGAAGTCGCCCTCCCGCTCGGTGTGGCCTACTGCGTTAACGGATGACGGTTATTACTGATTGCTGGCCTGCATCGCCTCGACCTGCATCTTGATTTGCTTCACGGCGTTATCGAGCGCCGCTTTCGGCTCCTGTTTGCCGGTCATGCTCAGCTCCAGCGCCGCGTTGGCCGGCCCCCAGACTTCGCCCATTTCCGGAATGCCCGGCATCGGCACGGCTCTGGCGGCCTGGATGGCGACCGCGCTGGCTTTCTCGTCGTTTTTAATCAGCGGATCGTCAATCATGCTTTTTTGCGGCGGTATCTCGCCGGTGCGTTGATAGCGGACCTTCACGTAGCGCGGCTGGTTGATGAATTCGATAAACCGTTGCGCCAGCGCGTTGTCCTTACTCCAGGTCGAGACTACATACCCTTTCACGCCCAGGAACGAGCTCATCGGTTTGCCGTCCGGCAGCAGCGGCAGCGGCGCCACGCCGTAGTGAATGCCGGCGGCTTCATAGGGCTGGAACGCCCAGGGGCCGTTGATAACCGCCGCCGCTTTTTTCTCGGTGAACAGTGAATCGATGGCGTTCAGCCCGTTATCGCCGATGATCCCCGCCGGAAACAGCTTATCGGCGTAAAACTTACGCAGCAGCGTCACCGCGTCCACCGCGCCCGGCGTGTTCAGGCCGATATCCAACGGGTTGAGGCCGCCTTTGTCGTTTTTGCCGAAGCCTTTGTCATTTTTGCCGAAGCCTTTGTCATTTTTGCCGAAAATATAGCCGCCCATCGGCCCGATCGCGCCCCAGCTGTAGTAGATCTGATCGAACTTCGCCAGCAGCCCGAACTTATTCTGCGCCTGCTGCTGCCGGGAAAAGTCATACCACTCCTGCAGGCTGGCCAGCGGTTTGCTCACCTGCTCCTTGTTGTAAATCAGCACCAGGGTTTCCACCGCTTTCGGCAGGCCGTACACCTGGTTGTTCATGCGAAATGCCGCCATCGACGCATCGGTGAAGCTGTCTTGCGCCGCCTGATCGAGTTTCAGCGGCGCAATCAGCCCCTGCACCACCGCGCCGCCCAGTTGATCGTTGGGGATCACCAGCACATCGGGGCCGATGCCCGCCGGGCCGTCCAGCCGCAGTTTTTCCAGCTGCTGGGCATACGGCATTTCCTGCAGGTTCACTTTGACGTTGTACTGTTTTTCGAAATCCCCGATGGCGTCCTTGATGCCATCCGATTTCCGGATATCTTCCCAAACGGTCAGCTGCTGCGCGGCATGTACCGGAAAGGCCGCCAGCTGGCCGGCAGCGGTGGCGGAGAGCAGTAGGGCGGTAAGCGTTTTGGTTTTCATTATCGACCTCATGTGAAGGTATAACATTTTTAAGCAAAAAACCTGGCACTTCGCATTAACAAAAACATCGTGGCTGATTTTATAGGGCTTTAAATACCCGGTTTTTCACCAGCGATGATGTTATACGCTACGCTACCAGTGGGGATATGACGACAGGAAAGTGACTATTGTGTGATCACAATTGCAGAAATGAAACATGCCGATAGGGCGCTAAAAACAAGGTGGTTATAGTCATCTCAACGTAAAAGCGCCGTCAGGCTGGTCCAAAAATTTGTTATACGTAGTACATACACTTATCAGCACTACCCGGCCCGCCCCTGCGGTCACCGTATTGATAACCCGTTGAGGAAAAACGGATGTCCAGCATATGCTTAAAAAATGTCACCAAACGCTTTGGCAAAACGGAAACGCTGCACAATATCAATCTGGATATTCAGGCGGGTGAATTCGCGGTGTTTGTCGGGCCTTCCGGCTGCGGCAAGTCTACGTTGCTGCGGATGATCGCCGGTTTGGAAGAGATTAGCGATGGCAAAATTCTGATTGATGACGAAGTGATGAATGACGTCGCGCCGGCCCACCGCGGCGTGGCGATGGTGTTTCAGTCCTACGCGCTCTACCCGCACATGACGGTGGCGGAAAACATGGGCTACGGGCTGAAGGTCAACAAGGTGCCGAAGGCGGAGATTCGCCATCAGGTCGAAATGGTCGCCAAAACCTTGCAGTTGTCCCACCTGCTGGACCGCAAGCCTAAACAACTGTCCGGCGGCCAGCGCCAGCGCGTCGCCATCGGTCGCGCCATCGTGCGCAACCCGAAAGTGTTCATGTTCGATGAACCGCTCTCCAACCTCGACGCCGAACTGCGGGTCGACATGCGCCTGCACATCGCCAAGCTGCATCAGGAGCTGAAAACCACTATGGTGTATGTCACCCACGACCAGGTGGAGGCGATGACGCTGGCCGACAAAATCGTGGTGATGAACAACGGCAAGGTGGAGCAGACCGGCTCGCCGATGGCGCTGTACTACAACCCGGTCAATCGCTTCGTCGCCGGTTTTATCGGCTCGCCCAAAATGAATTTCCTGCCCGCGACCGTCGTCGCCTGGCAGCCGCATCAGTTGACCGTGACGCTGACGGCGGATAAAACGCTGACGCTGGATATTGAGACTACGCCGCTACAGCCCGGCGACGCCGTCACGCTGGGAATTCGCCCCGAGCACCTTGGCATTCAGCCATCGCATCAGGCCACGCTGGCCTTTCAGTGCGAAGTGGTGGAACGGCTGGGCAACAACACCTACCTGTTCGGCCAGTGCTACGGCCACGATGGCGTCAAAATCCTGCTGCCCGGCGACGTGCAGTTCCGCCCCTGGCAGGCGATTACCGTCGGTTTCGACGCCGTTCACTGTCTGGTGTTCGACGCCGAGGGTCTGCGCATCAACGCCGACGCCGCCGTTCCCGGCATGCACTGACGTCATCGCCACCGCTACCAGCGTCACTGCGCGGAACGGCATCAAACCGATGCCCGCTACGCCGCGCAGCTGACCTTGCCACCCTACCCCGCCATCGCCTTCTCATCCCGCGGCGGAGATGGATAACTCGCGCCGTCAGACCAATCAACGCCTATCCCAACAGGCACCTGTCAGGTGCAGGCAATGCCCGCGTTCGGTGAGGATAGACGCCCTGATGGGGCATCGCGTTACCTTGTGGCGAAAGGGGGTTTATCATGCCGGCAACGCACGGTGAATAACTCGCGTCGCTAAGTGGGAATCGCGCGCCAGACCGTGTTCCTTATCTCCTATTGTTCCTATTTATCTGGCATCGCGTTCATCGCACATCGCTTTCATCTGGCATAACTCTTGCTGGATGACTCCTGCTGGATGGCTCTTACTGTTGATATCGACCGCGGGGTACACCGCGGTCTGACCATCATTTTGACGAACACCAAGAGGGACGTTATGTCCAACGTATTCGATCACTATCGTTACCTGCACACCATTCCGGAACTGGGATTCCAGGAATTCAAGACCTCCGATTATCTGGCCGCGCAGCTGGAAGCAGCGGGCTACCGTCTTACCCGCGGCGTCAACGGCACCACCGGCATCGTGGCGGAACTGAACAGCGGCGTGCCCGGCCCGGTGCTGGCGTTGCGCGCCGATATGGATGCATTGGGTCACATCATTGACGGTGAGTTTTGCGCCCGCCACACCTGCGGACACGACGCCCACTCGTCGGTGGTGCTGACCGCCGCTCAGGAACTGATGCGCGATGGCGTGGTGAAAAAAGGACGGTTGAAGATCCTGTTTCAGCCCGCCGAAGAGCTGGGTACCGGCGCCATCGCCATGGTGGAAGGCGGCGCCATCGACGACGTGGACATGATCCTCGGCTTTCACCTGCGCCCGGTGGAAGAGTGCCTGCTGGGCGAGGCGATACCGGCGATGCACTATTCCGCCAGCAGCACGCTGGAAGTCACCTTTCACGGCCAACCGGCGCACGGCGCGCGGCCGCATCTGGGCGTGAACGCGCTGGAAGCCGCCGCCAACGCCGTCATGGCGGTGAAGGCGGTTCCGCTGGCGCCGCACCTGACCTGGAGCGCCAAGGCTACCCGTTTTCTGTGCGACGCCGGCGTGACCAACTCCATTCCTGATAACGCCACGGTATGCTGGGACCTGCGTTCGTCGCGGAATGACGCGATGGACGAGCTGAAAGCAAAAGTGATCCGCGCCATTGAGTACAGCGCGGCGGCTTACGGCGCAACGGCCGAGATCAAACTGCTAAAAGAGATTCCGGCGGCGGATATTCATGACGACGCCACCGCGCTGATCAGCGCGGCGATCGTGGATGTGCTGGGCGAAGCCGGTCTGACCGCGCCCAAAAGCACCGCAGGCGGAGAAGACTTCTTCTTCTATCCGCGCCTCAAGCCACAGATTAAAGCTGGCTTCTGGGGGCTGGGCACCAATCTCAAACCGGGGCTGCACCATCCGGACATGCATTTTGAATTATCGTCGCTGGAAACCGGCGTGCAGGTATTCAAACGCTGCGTGGAAAAGATGCTGGGATAATATCAGGGCGTCCCCGGCAATACGCCGGGGACGCTTATCAGGAAAGGCACGAATTATTTAACCAGCGTCCACGAACCGTCTTCCCGAATAAAAGTAAAATTGACGATCTCTTTTTTGTTTCCAACCAGTGGCAATGACATATCCAAATCGACATTGCATTGATAGCCTTTATTTTCACTTCTGATGCAATTCAGCTTTTTTAACGAATTGATTTTAAGCACCATCTCATCATTAAAAAGCGTGCCGACTTTTTTTTTAATTTCCTGATTAGTTTGAGCCACCATATCGTCAACCGCGTGCCGAATATCCTGCTCGGTCGGTTCGCTGCCGCCACATCCCGATAACACGACGGCAATCAACGCACAGAAAGCGGCTTTATTTATCATCATCACAGACATCCCTATTAAAACGTGCATAAACCCGTCATACTTCAAGTTGCAGGTACGTTGGCTGCGTTACTCGGCCCATTTCATGGGCTTCGCCCTAAAGGGCCAACGCGTTGCGTTGTTCAAAACGCAGCGCGTTTTGTCCTGCAACTCGAATTATTTAGGGCATAACCCCTATAAATGCCTATTCAGCAGCAAAGCGGCATATCTGAATATACCTGTCGTTTTTCGCGTTGCAGACACGTTGCCATCCTTTGCTTCCGGCATGGCCGCACGTATGCCGCCAGGGTTTCTTTCATCCGGCGACTGGCCTCCGCCTGTCGACGTAATAACCGCCGCCTGCCAGCCAGACCATCAAAAATAAACAAATTATTCACATTACGATTACCGCTGAATAAACTGCACGACGGTATTATCATAAAGCCGACCAAACACATAGTCATTCTCTTCCCAGCTCTTGCAATGGAGCAAAAATCAATCAGACAACTATAAAAAATGGATCCCTATCACATTCATTTTTACAATATTGCGAGTGTTTCATAAATAAAAATGACATAAATCTCTTTTCAAAATTAGAAAATAAAATAGATGATATTCACATCAGGTTAATTTTCAAAACAGCGGTTTATTTTTCTCGCCCTTTTTATTTTTTGCTCTATAGTAATCACGATACATTCAGGAAGTACCCGCTTTTATTTCTTTCTCTCAACTGAATGAGAGTCAATACCTGTGGGATTTACAAGGAGATTGTATGTTTAAGTATGTAATACCTCTGTGTGCACTCACTCTGGCGGCACCGTCATTCGCCGCCCAAACCACACTGATGCTGTCCCAGAAAAGCGATGTTAATTATCTGGGCTGGTCTACCGACGAAAGTAAAGTGGCGCGTCAGGAAGTTTATCGCGGCACCACCAGCAATCCTGACCTGCGTGAACGTATCGCCGTACTGGACGCGGAAACCCGTACCTTTAAAGATGCCGACACCAATAGCGGCCTCAACTACTGGTACTGGGTGGACGTAGTAAGCGAAGACCAGGCTCAGATCGAATCAAATGCCGTCACCACCGCGCCGAACACCGGCCCGCTGCGCGCAGCGAAAGCCAGTTCCGAGTGTAAGCCGGGCGCCACATTCGAAAACCGCACGGTGGACTGCGGCGGCGTGACCATCGGCACCTCCTGCCCGAATGACAGCGATAAACAAAAACCGCTGATCATTCTGAAAAACGCCACGGTGAAAAACCTGCGTATTTCCGCCTCCGGCGGCGCGGACGGCATTCACTGCGACAGCGGCAACTGCACCATTGAAAACGTGATCTGGGAAGACATCTGCGAAGATGCCGCAACCAATAACGGCAAAACCATGACCATCGTCGGCGGGATCGCGCATAACGCCAAAAATGGTTACGGCGGCAAGCCGGACAAAGTGCTGCAGCACAATTCCAAAAACAGCACCACGGTGGTGAAAGGCAACTTCACCCTGACCGGTGAACACGGGAAATTGTGGCGCTCCTGCGGCGACTGCTCCAACAACGGCGGCCCGCGTTTCCTGACCGTTACCAGCGCTACCGTTAA from Dickeya fangzhongdai encodes the following:
- a CDS encoding ABC transporter ATP-binding protein, coding for MSSICLKNVTKRFGKTETLHNINLDIQAGEFAVFVGPSGCGKSTLLRMIAGLEEISDGKILIDDEVMNDVAPAHRGVAMVFQSYALYPHMTVAENMGYGLKVNKVPKAEIRHQVEMVAKTLQLSHLLDRKPKQLSGGQRQRVAIGRAIVRNPKVFMFDEPLSNLDAELRVDMRLHIAKLHQELKTTMVYVTHDQVEAMTLADKIVVMNNGKVEQTGSPMALYYNPVNRFVAGFIGSPKMNFLPATVVAWQPHQLTVTLTADKTLTLDIETTPLQPGDAVTLGIRPEHLGIQPSHQATLAFQCEVVERLGNNTYLFGQCYGHDGVKILLPGDVQFRPWQAITVGFDAVHCLVFDAEGLRINADAAVPGMH
- a CDS encoding M20 peptidase aminoacylase family protein, with translation MSNVFDHYRYLHTIPELGFQEFKTSDYLAAQLEAAGYRLTRGVNGTTGIVAELNSGVPGPVLALRADMDALGHIIDGEFCARHTCGHDAHSSVVLTAAQELMRDGVVKKGRLKILFQPAEELGTGAIAMVEGGAIDDVDMILGFHLRPVEECLLGEAIPAMHYSASSTLEVTFHGQPAHGARPHLGVNALEAAANAVMAVKAVPLAPHLTWSAKATRFLCDAGVTNSIPDNATVCWDLRSSRNDAMDELKAKVIRAIEYSAAAYGATAEIKLLKEIPAADIHDDATALISAAIVDVLGEAGLTAPKSTAGGEDFFFYPRLKPQIKAGFWGLGTNLKPGLHHPDMHFELSSLETGVQVFKRCVEKMLG
- the pelI gene encoding pectate lyase PelI, giving the protein MFKYVIPLCALTLAAPSFAAQTTLMLSQKSDVNYLGWSTDESKVARQEVYRGTTSNPDLRERIAVLDAETRTFKDADTNSGLNYWYWVDVVSEDQAQIESNAVTTAPNTGPLRAAKASSECKPGATFENRTVDCGGVTIGTSCPNDSDKQKPLIILKNATVKNLRISASGGADGIHCDSGNCTIENVIWEDICEDAATNNGKTMTIVGGIAHNAKNGYGGKPDKVLQHNSKNSTTVVKGNFTLTGEHGKLWRSCGDCSNNGGPRFLTVTSATVNGTIDSIAGVNRNYGDVATISGLKIKDYKEGKPPVCEEFKGVVKGQGTSEKYGEKWDTANCKVSRSGVSKL